A window of Oncorhynchus keta strain PuntledgeMale-10-30-2019 unplaced genomic scaffold, Oket_V2 Un_contig_18163_pilon_pilon, whole genome shotgun sequence contains these coding sequences:
- the LOC118375975 gene encoding guanylyl cyclase-activating protein 2-like, with product MGQNQQAQSTSEEELEISTIQDLYRRFINECPSGSLHLHEFKRMFGVQNDNSPESQYMDGIFSAFDMNGDNTMDFIEYVAALNLVLRGRLEDKLKWSFKVFDNDDNGRLDRHELRIIIRIIYKIKKGSVSDEAGQTHLTPEEVCDRIFQKVDENGDGQITLEEFVEGAKRDPWVQKLIRLDINPSYWVHQHLSDRKLQSPKR from the exons ATGGGTCAAAATCAGCAAGCTCAGTCAACCAGCGAAGAAGAGTTGGAAATATCGACAATTCAAGACCTCTACAGGAGGTTCATCAATGAGTGCCCCAGCGGTTCGTTGCACTTGCACGAGTTCAAAAGGATGTTTGGGGTTCAAAACGATAATTCGCCAGAATCGCAATACATGGATGGCATATTCAGTGCGTTTGATATGAATGGG GACAACACCATGGATTTTATCGAGTATGTTGCTGCGCTAAACCTTGTGCTTCGAGGACGGCTCGAGGATAAACTCAAGTGGTCTTTCAAGGTGTTTGACAACGATGACAATGGACGACTGGACAGGCACGAGCTGAGAATAATTATAAGG ATCATCTACAAGATAAAGAAAGGTTCTGTCAGTGACGAGGCAGGTCAAACCCACCTTACACCTGAAGAGGTTTGTGACCGTATCTTCCAGAAAGTTGACGAGAATGGTGACG GTCAGATAACTCTGGAGGAGTTTGTGGAGGGGGCAAAGAGAGACCCCTGGGTACAAAAACTCATACGCCTGGATATCAACCCCAGTTACTGGGTCCACCAGCACTTGAGTGACAGAAAACTCCAGAGTCCAAAACGATGA